In Helianthus annuus cultivar XRQ/B chromosome 3, HanXRQr2.0-SUNRISE, whole genome shotgun sequence, a single window of DNA contains:
- the LOC110928449 gene encoding pentatricopeptide repeat-containing protein At2g33760, whose translation MHAKIITGGYGQNVFIGSKLINMYAGLDQLHMNYARKVFDKMPQRDVFLWNMMIQTYANSGLSTEALNVYKEMCENDVAFDKYTFTFALKACSVIKNETTGSVIHGHVVKTGFVYNVFVGNALVALYAKCQMIEACRRVFDEIPEKDVVSWNTVISGCASNDRAIEALDLFHTFLHDESSCSTPDHATLVSILPACAQVAEVRLGFWIHCYAIKTGLTNDAMVGSGLIAMYGNSGHLDYARQVFDQISERNIMVWTAMMRAYGMHGNPHKALTLFSNFLEGGFQPDGVVFLCLLSTCSHAGLVSKGREIFKQMEVYGVGRGHEHYACMVDLYGRAGLLMEAVEFVKSMPVLPSKDVYGALLGACRMHNNIELAEVVAQKLFVLDPNSGGRYVTLAKIYGDGGRLKDAAAVWKTMVKKNIKKPFGFSSIKVDSVVHTFGVEDETHLRTMEIYDTLAGLDEVMAYDHQLEAHC comes from the coding sequence ATGCATGCTAAGATCATCACGGGAGGTTACGGCCAAAATGTCTTTATTGGGTCTAAGCTTATTAACATGTACGCTGGCCTGGATCAGCTGCACATGAACTACGCACGGAAGGTGTTCGATAAAATGCCTCAAAGAGATGTTTTCTTATGGAACATGATGATTCAAACCTATGCGAATTCCGGTTTGTCTACTGAAGCATTGAATGTGTATAAGGAGATGTGTGAAAATGATGTGGCCTTTGACAAGTACACGTTTACGTTTGCGCTAAAGGCATGTAGCGTTATTAAAAACGAAACAACTGGTAGTGTGATCCATGGGCATGTGGTTAAAACTGGTTTTGTTTACAATGTGTTTGTTGGGAATGCTCTTGTAGCTTTATATGCTAAGTGTCAAATGATAGAGGCATGTAGGAGGGTGTTTGATGAGATTCCTGAAAAGGATGTTGTTAGTTGGAATACGGTTATATCCGGATGCGCTAGCAATGACCGCGCTATTGAAGCGCTTGATCTTTTTCATACTTTTCTACATGATGAATCATCTTGTAGCACACCAGACCATGCAACTCTTGTTAGCATTCTTCCCGCTTGTGCTCAAGTAGCAGAAGTTCGACTAGGGTTTTGGATTCATTGTTACGCTATAAAAACAGGTTTGACAAACGATGCTATGGTGGGAAGCGGTCTTATCGCTATGTATGGCAACTCTGGACACTTGGACTATGCACGCCAGGTGTTCGATCAAATATCTGAAAGAAATATTATGGTATGGACCGCTATGATGAGGGCGTATGGCATGCATGGGAACCCACACAAAGCGCTTACTCTTTTCTCAAACTTTTTGGAGGGCGGGTTCCAGCCCGACGGGGTTGTGTTTTTATGCTTGCTATCAACGTGTAGTCATGCAGGGTTAGTTTCGAAAGGCCGTGAGATTTTCAAACAAATGGAAGTTTATGGTGTGGGGAGAGGTCATGAACATTACGCTTGTATGGTTGATCTGTACGGGAGAGCTGGTTTGCTGATGGAAGCGGTTGAGTTTGTGAAATCGATGCCTGTGTTACCTAGCAAGGATGTGTATGGTGCTCTTCTTGGTGCGTGTAGAATGCATAATAATATTGAACTTGCTGAAGTTGTTGCACAGAAGTTGTTTGTTTTAGATCCGAATAGTGGTGGCCGGTATGTAACTTTGGCTAAGATATATGGGGACGGTGGGCGGTTGAAGGATGCGGCAGCGGTTTGGAAGACGATGGTGAAGAAAAACATCAAGAAACCATTTGGGTTTAGCTCAATCAAGGTGGATAGCGTGGTTCATACATTTGGGGTTGAAGATGAAACTCATCTAAGAACAATGGAGATTTATGACACACTTGCAGGGCTTGATGAGGTAATGGCATATGATCACCAACTTGAAGCACATTGCTAG